From a region of the Zingiber officinale cultivar Zhangliang chromosome 4B, Zo_v1.1, whole genome shotgun sequence genome:
- the LOC121974858 gene encoding uncharacterized protein LOC121974858 — MAKKDSSRHGLVDTMLSDSKWRTLIPLCCSLSMAANHSRSSLFLRHHSADSAVFAFPASWSSDDWILPGARSHFGETDVDVALFPSIKSVRIDAAAAVNGAFLRFFKNLLEISPLSTEANNLKRSYSL, encoded by the exons ATGGCGAAGAAGGACAGCTCTCGTCACGGCCTCGTCGACACCATGCTAAGCGACTCCAAATGGCGAACCCTAATCCCCCTCTGCTGCTCCCTCTCCATGGCTGCCAACCACTCCCGTTCCTCCCTTTTCCTCCGCCACCACTCCGCTGACTCCGCCGTCTTCGCCTTTCCCGCCTCCTGGTCCTCCGACGACTGGATCCTCCCCGGCGCCCGCTCCCACTTCGGCGAAACCGACGTCGATGTCGCCCTCTTCCCCTCCATCAAGAGCGTCAGGAtcgacgccgccgccgccgtcaaCGGAGCCTTTCTCCGCTTCTTCAAAAATCTGCTCGAGATTTCTCCGCTTTCAACCGAG GCTAATAATTTGAAAAGATCTTACTCTCTGTGA